CTGGCACCAGTTCTGATAAAAACCGCCGCACCAAGATTTTTTGAAAGGTTTTGTTGGAGTTCTTCAAATTTAGGACCGGAAACCGTTTGTTGACTGTTGGAATTATGTTCTTTGGCGACGTTTTCCAAATCGCGTACCGCAAAATTGCCAGTAAGAATACGTTTATACATTTCGCGCTGTTTTTTCTCATCCTTGAACGAAAGCAGAGTGCGCGCATGAGTGCGGCTTATCTTACCTGCACGTAAGGCCAATTTGATATCAGCAGGCAGACCAAGCAGCCGCATGGCATTCGCCACCACCTCACGGCTCTTGCCAACCTTATCGGCAATTTCTTTTTGCGTAAGTTTAAATTCGCTTGCCAGACGGGAATATGCTTCCGATTCTTCAAGTGGATTGAGATCCTCACGCTGAATATTTTCAACCAAAGCAACCTCCAGCTTAAGACGGCCTTCATCAAAATTATCCTTAACAATGGCCGGAACATGAGGTAAACCGGCTATCTTAGCCGCACGCCAACGCCGTTCACCGGCAACAATCTCATAAGTCACGTCCAATCCCCTATCTGTTTCGTGTTCCATTTTAGACACCAGTAAAGGCTGTAATATACCGTATTTTTTTATTGACGCCGCTAGCTCTTTGAGTCCGTCTTTATCAAAGTCATGCCTCGGCTGATTGGAATT
This sequence is a window from Candidatus Yanofskybacteria bacterium. Protein-coding genes within it:
- a CDS encoding ParB/RepB/Spo0J family partition protein encodes the protein MKKLFGLGRGLESLIPAKTNKITPKIQDNVFYIEINKIRPNSNQPRHDFDKDGLKELAASIKKYGILQPLLVSKMEHETDRGLDVTYEIVAGERRWRAAKIAGLPHVPAIVKDNFDEGRLKLEVALVENIQREDLNPLEESEAYSRLASEFKLTQKEIADKVGKSREVVANAMRLLGLPADIKLALRAGKISRTHARTLLSFKDEKKQREMYKRILTGNFAVRDLENVAKEHNSNSQQTVSGPKFEELQQNLSKNLGAAVFIRTGASGGNIVIKFSTLEELNKIAKTILD